In the genome of Tropicibacter oceani, one region contains:
- a CDS encoding helix-turn-helix transcriptional regulator has product MNIATQPLAVKDTKAAAMLDMSATDFRRLVGQGALPPPKEIGGRQRWSVAELMAVVSGEGRKACIDDDFE; this is encoded by the coding sequence ATGAACATCGCCACCCAACCCCTCGCGGTGAAAGACACGAAGGCTGCCGCCATGCTCGACATGTCCGCAACTGATTTTCGCCGTCTCGTAGGTCAAGGCGCATTGCCGCCTCCCAAAGAGATAGGTGGCCGTCAACGCTGGAGCGTGGCGGAACTGATGGCGGTTGTAAGTGGTGAAGGTCGGAAAGCCTGCATCGATGACGACTTCGAATAA
- a CDS encoding PD-(D/E)XK nuclease family protein: MRIDPLLTKSPLTDAVRHVTDALLAEVYLAPDLATPDLTTALGPGAPWSNSFAVAPQETARAVEAGLASVARATRRIDPADLDPDALAPGRARSHLTALRDLWRDLGSLPGPLNIWAHVLRSKPHDALEPLPLLGAPCPFAAPAEAALADTLRAHHGDLPHPEITAQAAAGTTLRHIQDNLGRSAQGVAADGSLSCHGLRDPREEAEFAAAHARALLDSGRVDSPQEIGLLVPDSPAYALALPEAFDRVGLPLSGQPDQPGLRDLAGELLSLLLVLLAGPAPRTALASVYVSALMPWPAETGRQMAREVIDRGYSRTARQQDGAAAQALEALRPCQTPAQLFARLGAVARAAPAATLHPRIAALKAVTDEVIDWPLLRRLAAPCPQPASGHDRFVEGVSLFGETALPWRPVRQMLVLGMAGRHWPRLPGSDPFFTEAEIAEIRASGLLLHGRQQKLERGMALLRRQLGAAQEGLTLLVPALDLAGARLSPSTGLALIAHMLGAKEPADLVQDLRSLAAQDWPVASHPAAAVPLGGAPALPANGLIHLQRGLATSDKPGIDLLRLRETGDGPLRHSPSRLETLLVSPLAWLLDELDAKDRTWAPETLDVMTLGTLMHQVLEDVFVEARPVPADDDIASAIPAVLENALDRHADWLLDAAWATERRSLEREARDICLSWAGFLRKAGAEILHNEIDLKGDHGGLLLHGKADCLLRLPDGRILVIDHKRASARGRRDRMARGWDLQVALYRAMLERPSEQTPLTQLVRGGAKVATAYHTLIDGSVLSDADGAGLAGVECVGENASDHAMKHLAQMLSEVGAGTLRLNHAGDARRFEKERGIKAYALDNALVEAFCLPDPEAEEEDAE; the protein is encoded by the coding sequence ACGCGGCGCATCGACCCCGCCGATCTTGATCCCGATGCCCTGGCGCCGGGCCGCGCGCGCAGTCACCTGACCGCGCTGCGCGATCTCTGGCGCGATCTTGGCAGCCTTCCGGGGCCGTTGAACATCTGGGCGCATGTCCTGCGCTCAAAGCCGCACGATGCCCTGGAGCCGCTGCCCCTGCTTGGGGCGCCCTGCCCCTTTGCCGCGCCCGCCGAGGCCGCGCTGGCCGATACGCTGCGCGCCCATCACGGCGATCTGCCCCACCCCGAGATCACCGCCCAGGCCGCCGCGGGTACCACGCTGCGGCACATCCAGGACAACCTTGGACGCAGTGCACAAGGCGTCGCAGCGGACGGCAGCCTGTCGTGCCATGGCCTGCGCGACCCGCGCGAAGAGGCCGAATTCGCCGCCGCCCATGCCCGCGCGCTGCTGGACAGCGGCCGCGTTGACAGCCCGCAAGAGATCGGCCTGCTGGTGCCGGACAGCCCGGCCTATGCGCTTGCCCTGCCCGAAGCCTTTGACCGTGTCGGCCTGCCCCTGTCCGGCCAGCCGGACCAGCCTGGCTTGCGCGATCTTGCGGGCGAGCTGCTGTCGCTTTTGCTGGTCCTTCTGGCCGGGCCCGCACCGCGGACGGCGCTGGCGTCGGTCTATGTGTCGGCCTTGATGCCCTGGCCCGCCGAAACCGGCCGCCAGATGGCGCGCGAGGTCATCGACAGGGGCTATTCGCGCACGGCAAGGCAACAAGACGGCGCCGCCGCGCAGGCCCTGGAGGCCCTGCGCCCCTGCCAGACCCCGGCACAGCTGTTTGCGCGCCTTGGCGCCGTGGCCCGCGCCGCGCCTGCCGCCACGCTGCATCCGCGCATTGCCGCGCTGAAGGCCGTGACCGACGAGGTCATCGACTGGCCGCTGCTGCGCCGTCTTGCTGCGCCCTGCCCGCAGCCAGCCAGCGGCCATGACCGCTTTGTCGAAGGCGTGTCGCTGTTTGGCGAAACCGCGCTGCCCTGGCGGCCGGTCCGCCAGATGCTGGTGCTGGGCATGGCCGGGCGGCACTGGCCGCGCCTGCCCGGCTCTGACCCCTTCTTTACCGAAGCCGAAATCGCCGAAATCCGCGCCAGCGGGTTGCTGCTGCATGGCCGCCAGCAGAAACTGGAACGCGGCATGGCGCTGCTGCGCCGCCAGCTGGGCGCCGCGCAAGAGGGGCTGACGCTGCTGGTGCCGGCGCTTGATCTTGCCGGGGCGCGTCTGTCGCCTTCGACGGGTCTGGCGCTGATCGCCCATATGCTGGGGGCCAAGGAGCCCGCCGACCTGGTGCAGGATCTGCGCAGCCTAGCGGCGCAGGACTGGCCCGTCGCATCCCACCCGGCGGCTGCGGTGCCGCTGGGCGGGGCGCCCGCATTGCCCGCAAACGGGCTGATCCACCTGCAACGCGGGCTTGCCACGTCGGACAAACCCGGAATCGACCTGTTGCGCCTGCGCGAAACCGGGGATGGCCCGCTACGCCATTCGCCGTCGCGCCTTGAAACCCTGCTGGTCAGCCCGCTGGCCTGGCTGCTGGACGAATTGGACGCAAAAGACCGGACCTGGGCGCCAGAGACGCTGGACGTGATGACCCTTGGCACCCTGATGCATCAGGTGCTTGAGGATGTCTTTGTCGAAGCGCGCCCTGTTCCAGCCGATGACGACATCGCCAGCGCCATTCCGGCCGTCCTGGAAAACGCGCTGGATCGGCACGCCGATTGGCTTCTGGACGCGGCCTGGGCAACCGAGCGGCGCAGCCTGGAACGCGAGGCGCGCGACATCTGCCTGTCCTGGGCCGGTTTCCTGCGCAAGGCCGGGGCCGAGATCCTGCACAACGAGATCGACCTGAAGGGCGATCACGGCGGGCTGTTGCTGCACGGCAAGGCCGATTGCCTGCTGCGCCTGCCCGACGGGCGCATCCTTGTGATCGACCACAAGCGCGCCAGCGCCCGGGGGCGGCGCGATCGCATGGCCAGGGGCTGGGACCTGCAGGTCGCGCTTTACCGCGCCATGCTGGAACGGCCGTCCGAGCAGACGCCCCTGACGCAGCTGGTGCGGGGCGGCGCCAAGGTTGCCACCGCCTATCACACCTTGATCGACGGTTCGGTTCTGTCCGATGCCGATGGCGCCGGGCTGGCCGGAGTCGAATGCGTTGGGGAAAACGCCTCGGACCATGCCATGAAACACCTTGCCCAGATGCTGAGCGAGGTCGGCGCGGGCACCCTTCGGCTGAACCATGCAGGCGATGCCCGCCGCTTTGAAAAAGAGCGCGGCATCAAGGCCTATGCCCTGGACAACGCGCTGGTCGAGGCCTTCTGCCTGCCCGACCCCGAAGCAGAGGAGGAGGACGCGGAATGA
- a CDS encoding site-specific integrase, giving the protein MTTSNNKKPPKPKVSRERLKWVWPKNGTDWVPYHRFTWSDSSGKRKEKAVRLQWEGDLRKLDEEYWAAEAGRHPSQVKPTKYTWRECIRLWRSDPKKAKKLKASTRNSYNREFEKILDKNGDKPMPSTSRQAVRRKHASLADTPRAADWMLQTVSLLWNYAKDTLDWPLGDNPAAKIEKFGAQKEFPSWPDWLLNELPNAPDKVHIAGELIRGTGQRPSAAVKTPCSAFEGEWVTVQDEKGGNTFQIYCPGRLRNLIANLPKGNAHVLAKSKTTALSYSAVEKEFRTWRATLTELANAHGDDVMKYSLHGLRKRACVELAEAGCSDSEIQAVTGQSLVTVAKYRKEANRKKLSQTAQTRRAE; this is encoded by the coding sequence ATGACGACTTCGAATAATAAGAAACCGCCAAAGCCGAAAGTCAGCCGTGAGCGGCTGAAGTGGGTCTGGCCCAAGAACGGGACCGATTGGGTTCCCTACCACCGCTTCACTTGGTCTGACAGCAGCGGTAAGCGCAAGGAAAAGGCCGTGCGACTTCAGTGGGAAGGCGACCTGCGGAAGTTGGACGAAGAGTATTGGGCAGCAGAAGCAGGGCGGCACCCCTCCCAAGTCAAGCCAACCAAGTACACCTGGCGCGAATGTATCCGTCTGTGGAGATCTGATCCAAAGAAGGCAAAGAAACTGAAGGCCAGCACGCGGAATTCGTACAACCGCGAGTTCGAGAAAATATTGGACAAAAACGGCGACAAGCCGATGCCATCCACATCTCGCCAAGCTGTGCGTCGAAAGCACGCCTCTTTGGCCGACACGCCGCGGGCTGCTGACTGGATGCTACAAACGGTCTCCCTATTGTGGAACTATGCAAAGGACACCCTGGACTGGCCCCTCGGAGACAACCCCGCAGCCAAGATCGAAAAATTCGGCGCGCAAAAAGAGTTTCCGTCCTGGCCGGACTGGTTGCTCAACGAGCTGCCGAATGCACCGGACAAAGTGCACATTGCGGGTGAACTGATCCGTGGCACAGGCCAAAGGCCCTCTGCTGCCGTCAAGACACCCTGCTCTGCCTTCGAGGGTGAATGGGTAACGGTCCAAGACGAGAAAGGCGGCAATACCTTCCAGATCTACTGCCCTGGGCGCTTGCGAAACCTTATCGCGAACTTGCCCAAAGGAAACGCGCATGTTCTCGCGAAGTCGAAAACCACGGCGCTTTCATACAGCGCCGTGGAAAAGGAATTTCGCACATGGCGCGCTACACTCACCGAGCTTGCGAATGCGCATGGCGACGACGTCATGAAGTATAGCCTGCATGGTCTTCGAAAACGGGCCTGCGTGGAACTGGCTGAGGCAGGTTGCTCGGACTCCGAGATCCAGGCGGTTACCGGTCAAAGCCTTGTGACTGTTGCCAAGTACCGCAAGGAAGCGAATCGAAAGAAGCTCTCACAGACGGCCCAAACCCGTCGAGCAGAATAG
- a CDS encoding UvrD-helicase domain-containing protein, giving the protein MTDLSLVPAGAGAGKTHHIQKTLADWVVRGDVAPGRILAVTFTEAGAAEMRGRVRAELMARGRIADALEIDRAYVGTIHALGQRLLTEHAFAAGRSPESRLLSEPERDLLIRLEMDRCEALQPLMADLGRYGYSWDFLSGRSAEDSFRADVLRTVDLIRGLGDRGRSPDILAPALEALTRGYGPCDPDGAALTAALRRAVQALLKGFPDSLAPLFENTVRDAFAKNHQLLRLANRPGTLEKDWASWQKLRGLRVSNSRTKTPEGYDALAEAVIAAADALPRHPGPLADARAHLSALVTGAQQVLDAYSQAKRRAGLIDYADMIAEAEALLRTRPEILQSVLGEIDCVVIDEFQDTNPVQFALLWQLARGAKRALIVGDTKQSIMGFQGADPRLSQALAQKHPDKVTPLDRNWRSEARIMDMVNALGPVLFDDYDALRPQRAAGQDSALEVVWKPKGRKDCSAEAIANRVADILAAQTLVEDKTTKALRPVRPGDIAVLTYTHQKATKAAAALQAHGLPVRIQQDGWLASPAMRAARAALALAADPDDSHAALTWLTLGPPRLPLEDALRNAVDGVLGTHAALGPITALTGDIETRSVAQSVAAVLRAGALRDWAAGLADPGQALADLARLEAEAQEFDAMAHDLRAAAGFHGAGLQVFLGWIAGQSSRDWDRHPDPDGWSASGIEICTWHASKGREWPITVVAGLDQPIAERPGTLRAEFDHFDDLGNVLDHAGIGVLPNFAAPESQAPFAESRRPEDERSAARELYVALTRARDRLILLMPRVPKNLPEHPKTMADLLRARAGFGIGGGSLTIANQTFAARVCEGLEDGPETPAVRTPQGALRLGVPRPHAGTPRTPWRRSPSTIEASAPAASLPLQTIALAAGVEETRTTSAADRGTAWHLAFRVLARRPDLRQRLGAATGLPERSLDQIARQAEALTGWLKDQGYDRLHFELPLQETAADGSQTNAILDCLAIGPQGLLILDHKSGPCPDPAARFATYLPQLSAYAAMVRRRWPDKALNGVAIHWMSEGSLSIAQLHAKETA; this is encoded by the coding sequence ATGACCGATCTGTCCCTCGTGCCCGCCGGGGCCGGAGCCGGCAAGACCCATCACATCCAGAAGACGCTGGCCGATTGGGTCGTGCGCGGCGACGTTGCCCCGGGCCGCATCCTGGCCGTGACCTTTACCGAAGCCGGCGCCGCCGAGATGCGGGGCCGGGTGCGCGCCGAACTGATGGCGCGGGGACGGATCGCCGACGCGCTTGAAATCGACCGCGCCTATGTCGGCACGATCCATGCCCTGGGCCAGCGCCTGTTGACCGAACACGCCTTTGCCGCCGGACGGTCGCCCGAAAGCCGTTTGCTGAGCGAGCCTGAACGCGACCTGCTGATCCGGCTTGAAATGGACCGCTGCGAAGCGCTGCAACCGCTGATGGCCGACCTTGGCCGCTATGGCTATTCCTGGGACTTCCTCTCGGGGCGCAGCGCCGAGGACAGCTTTCGCGCCGATGTGCTCAGGACCGTTGACCTGATCCGCGGTCTGGGGGATCGCGGCCGGTCGCCAGACATCCTTGCCCCCGCCCTGGAGGCCCTGACCCGGGGCTATGGCCCCTGTGATCCGGACGGCGCGGCCCTGACGGCGGCGCTGCGCCGCGCGGTTCAGGCCTTGTTGAAAGGTTTCCCCGACAGCCTTGCACCGCTGTTTGAAAACACCGTGCGCGACGCCTTTGCGAAGAACCACCAGCTGCTGCGCCTGGCCAACCGCCCCGGCACGCTGGAAAAGGACTGGGCCAGCTGGCAAAAACTGCGCGGGCTGCGGGTCTCGAATTCCCGGACCAAAACGCCCGAAGGCTATGACGCGCTGGCCGAGGCGGTGATCGCCGCCGCCGATGCGCTGCCCCGCCACCCCGGCCCGCTTGCCGATGCGCGCGCCCACCTCAGCGCGCTGGTCACCGGCGCGCAGCAGGTTCTGGACGCCTACAGCCAGGCCAAGCGCCGGGCCGGGCTGATCGACTATGCCGACATGATCGCCGAGGCCGAGGCGCTGCTACGCACCCGGCCGGAAATCCTGCAATCGGTGCTGGGCGAAATCGACTGCGTCGTCATCGACGAATTCCAGGACACCAACCCGGTGCAATTCGCCCTGCTTTGGCAGCTGGCGCGCGGCGCGAAACGGGCGCTGATCGTGGGCGATACCAAGCAATCCATCATGGGGTTTCAGGGCGCCGATCCGCGCCTGTCGCAGGCCCTGGCGCAGAAGCACCCCGACAAGGTCACCCCGCTGGATCGCAACTGGCGCTCCGAGGCGCGGATCATGGACATGGTCAACGCGCTTGGCCCGGTGCTGTTCGACGACTACGACGCGCTGCGCCCGCAGCGCGCCGCCGGCCAGGACAGCGCGCTTGAAGTTGTCTGGAAACCCAAGGGGCGCAAGGACTGCTCGGCCGAGGCGATTGCCAACCGGGTGGCCGATATCCTTGCTGCGCAAACGCTGGTCGAGGACAAGACAACCAAGGCGCTGCGCCCTGTGCGGCCCGGCGACATTGCGGTGCTGACCTACACCCACCAAAAGGCGACCAAGGCCGCTGCCGCCCTTCAGGCGCATGGCCTGCCGGTGCGGATCCAGCAGGACGGTTGGCTGGCCTCGCCTGCGATGCGCGCCGCCCGCGCGGCGCTTGCGCTGGCGGCCGACCCCGATGACAGCCACGCGGCGCTGACCTGGCTGACGCTTGGCCCGCCGCGCCTGCCGCTCGAGGATGCTCTGCGCAACGCGGTCGATGGCGTTCTGGGCACCCATGCCGCGCTTGGCCCGATCACCGCGTTGACCGGCGACATCGAAACGCGGTCCGTGGCGCAAAGCGTCGCCGCCGTGCTGCGCGCCGGCGCCCTGCGCGATTGGGCGGCGGGGCTGGCGGATCCCGGCCAGGCGCTGGCCGATCTGGCCCGGCTCGAGGCCGAGGCGCAGGAATTCGACGCCATGGCCCATGACCTGCGCGCCGCCGCCGGATTTCACGGCGCCGGTTTGCAGGTTTTCCTGGGCTGGATCGCAGGCCAGTCCAGCCGCGACTGGGATCGCCATCCGGACCCGGACGGCTGGTCCGCCTCGGGGATCGAGATCTGCACCTGGCATGCCTCCAAGGGGCGCGAATGGCCGATCACGGTGGTTGCCGGGCTTGATCAGCCCATCGCCGAACGTCCGGGCACCCTGCGCGCGGAATTCGACCACTTTGACGATCTTGGCAATGTGCTGGACCACGCGGGCATCGGCGTCTTGCCGAATTTCGCCGCGCCCGAAAGCCAGGCCCCCTTTGCCGAAAGCCGCCGCCCCGAGGACGAACGAAGTGCTGCGCGCGAGCTTTATGTCGCGCTGACCCGGGCGCGGGATCGGCTGATCCTGCTGATGCCGCGCGTGCCGAAAAACCTGCCAGAGCACCCCAAGACCATGGCCGACCTGCTGCGCGCCCGTGCCGGGTTTGGCATCGGGGGCGGGTCGTTGACCATCGCGAACCAGACCTTTGCCGCCCGTGTCTGCGAAGGGCTGGAGGACGGGCCGGAAACACCCGCCGTCCGGACACCCCAGGGCGCGCTTCGCCTTGGCGTGCCCCGGCCCCATGCCGGCACCCCCCGCACGCCCTGGCGGCGCAGCCCCTCGACCATCGAGGCCAGTGCGCCTGCCGCCAGCCTGCCCTTGCAGACCATTGCGCTGGCCGCCGGGGTCGAGGAAACCCGCACCACCAGCGCCGCTGATCGCGGCACCGCCTGGCACCTGGCCTTTCGCGTGCTGGCCAGACGGCCCGATCTCAGGCAGCGCCTGGGCGCCGCGACCGGCCTGCCCGAGCGCAGCCTGGACCAGATCGCGCGGCAGGCCGAGGCCTTGACCGGCTGGCTGAAAGACCAAGGCTACGACAGGCTGCATTTTGAGCTGCCCTTGCAGGAAACCGCAGCCGACGGGTCGCAAACCAATGCCATCCTTGACTGCCTGGCCATCGGGCCGCAGGGCCTGTTGATCCTCGATCACAAATCCGGCCCCTGCCCCGATCCTGCTGCGCGCTTTGCGACATACCTGCCGCAGCTGTCCGCCTATGCCGCGATGGTGCGCCGCCGATGGCCCGACAAGGCGTTGAACGGCGTCGCCATCCACTGGATGAGCGAAGGCAGCCTGTCGATCGCGCAGCTGCACGCAAAGGAGACCGCCTGA
- a CDS encoding IS5 family transposase has product MSRPIPPTYKTRNWPAYNEALKRRGSLTIWFDPEMIWDAVPTGRRGRQQSYSDAAIQTCLSMKVLFGMALRQTTGFVESLLQLVGLNWTVPDFSTLSRRQKTLAVNIPYRGSKGPLHLLIDSTGIKVEGEGEWHARKHGGPKRRVWRKIHLGIDEETLEVRAVEITGSHIGDAPILPDLLDQIPQDQEIGSVTADGAYDTRKCHDAIADRGAHAVIPPRKNAKPWKTITAGAVARNEALRAAKYLGRALWRRWSGYHRRSRVETKMHCMKLLGQRLMARDFDRQVAELQVRIAVLNGYTALGMPVTEVVG; this is encoded by the coding sequence ATGAGCAGACCCATACCCCCGACCTACAAGACCAGAAACTGGCCAGCCTACAATGAAGCGCTCAAGCGCCGGGGCTCGCTGACGATCTGGTTCGACCCTGAGATGATCTGGGATGCCGTGCCGACAGGCAGGCGTGGCCGCCAGCAGAGCTATAGCGACGCCGCCATACAGACGTGCCTCTCGATGAAAGTGCTGTTCGGCATGGCGCTCCGGCAGACGACCGGGTTCGTCGAGAGCCTGCTGCAGCTGGTCGGTCTGAACTGGACGGTGCCCGACTTCAGCACGCTATCTCGCCGCCAGAAGACCTTGGCCGTCAACATCCCATACCGCGGCTCCAAGGGGCCGTTGCACCTGTTGATAGACAGCACCGGGATCAAGGTCGAGGGCGAAGGCGAGTGGCACGCCCGCAAGCATGGCGGCCCTAAACGCCGCGTCTGGCGCAAGATCCACTTGGGGATTGATGAGGAAACGCTGGAGGTTCGGGCCGTCGAAATCACCGGGAGCCACATCGGTGATGCGCCGATCCTACCCGACCTTCTCGACCAAATCCCGCAGGACCAGGAAATCGGTAGCGTCACGGCTGATGGCGCCTACGACACGCGCAAATGCCACGATGCGATTGCAGATCGCGGCGCCCATGCCGTCATCCCGCCCCGCAAAAACGCGAAGCCCTGGAAGACGATCACCGCCGGAGCCGTGGCGCGAAACGAGGCCTTGCGCGCGGCGAAATACCTGGGCCGCGCACTCTGGCGACGATGGAGCGGATACCACCGCCGAAGCCGCGTCGAGACAAAAATGCATTGTATGAAGTTGCTGGGCCAGCGGCTCATGGCGCGGGACTTCGACCGCCAGGTCGCGGAACTCCAGGTCCGCATTGCCGTCCTGAACGGCTACACCGCGCTCGGCATGCCCGTCACGGAAGTCGTAGGATAA